The region TTTTGCTTTCTTGGCTTTGACGGGCTTGGCGGCGTTCTTATTGGGCGTGTAATGCAAAGCTGCGAGCAGTTCCTCTTCTTTGACTGCGCCGACCAATTTATTCACAATTCTGCCGTCCTTGATGAGGAAAAACGTGGGGAAAGCCTGAATCGGGAGCGATGCCTTGATATTGTCGATACCCGGTTCGTCAATGCCGACCGATGCAATCTTGATGTCGCTGTAGTTTTTCGCGATGCTGATGAGTGTCGGAATCATGATGAGGCAAGGCGGGCAACTGGTCGAAGAAATTTCCAGGATGACCGGTTTCTTGGATTGCAGAATTTCACTTTCGAAATTGCTATCGTTCACCTTGACGATTTTAATGTCTTCCAGCGCCGTTTTTGCGGCTCCGTTTGCAATCTGTGCCGCGCCTGCGTTGGATAAGGTTCCTGCAACTAAGGCCACCACGCAGGCAACTGCCGCGATATTCGTCATAAAAAATTTTTTCGGTTTCATGGGGAACAATGTAGAATTTTATTACTTTTCCATATATTCCCGAGAGGTTCCCTATGCCGAATACACTTCCCGATCCGATGACGGTTCACCCGATTGCGGGCTACGACAAAGAGATTTACGTGAAACCGACACTCAAGAATCCGCAGATTGTCGTGGGCGATTTCACCTACATTGCCGATAGCGATTTCGAGAGCCACGTGACTCACTTGTATCCGTGGAATGAAGACAAGTTAATTATCGGAAAGTTCTGCCAGATTGCCGCCGGCGTGGAATTCGTGATGAACGGTGCGAACCACCAGATGAATGCGGTTTCGACATTCCCGTTTTACACGCTTGCGGGCTGGAACATGGCGCCCCCTGCGAAAAAGGATTTGCCGCTCAAGGGCGATACGGTGATTGGGAACGATGTGTGGATCGGGCAGAATGCAGTCATTTTGCCGGGTGTGCATATTGGTGACGGCGCGATTGTCGGTGCGAATGCGGTCGTGGGGAGCGACGTGGAACCCTACACAATCGTGGCGGGGAATCCGGCGCAGTTTATCCGCAACCGTTTCGACGACGAACTCGTGCAAATTCTGCTCCAGTGGAAATGGTGGGACAAGCCCGTCGAAGAAATCAACGAGCTTATCCCGATTCTCACGAACAGCGATCTGGAATTTGTCAAGTCACGGGTGAAGGAACTTAGTGTGAGCAAGCCATAATCAGTAGGATTGCGAACACTATTGTGCCGAGGCAGCCGCTACACATGGCTTACCTGTTGCGGTTTCCGCGGCGGATGTAGTCGGCGTCCACGTTCTTTTTCCAAGCGCCTTCGTTGATGCGATTGTTTCGAATGTCGCTCACCAGGCAGCATTCCGCCATGTACATGGTTTTAATGCCTTCGCCGTCGTTTACGAAGTTTGCCGCGCGGTCTTCGAGAATGCCGAAGCTTTTCGCGGTTTCGATGGCATCGATGTTTGCACCGAGGAAAATGAATTCCCAGCCGTATTTCTGCTTCTGGCGTTCAATCATCTGCTTCACGCGTTCGGCGGAATACTTGCTGCTTGCGTTTTCGTAGCCGTCGGTGGTGATGACGAAGATGGTCTTTTCGGGGCGGTCTTCATCGCGGGCGTACTTGTGCACGTTTCCTATATGGTGAATGGCGCCGCCGATGGCGTCGAGGAGTGCGGTGCAGCCGCGGGCGTAGTATTCCTTGTCGGTGAGCGGGGCGATGCTTGCGAGCGGTACGCGGTCGTGGAGTACCTCACTGCAGTTGTCGAAGAGGATGGTGGAGACGTATGCCTCGCCCGTTTCCTGCTTCTGCTTTTCGATGGTGCTGTTGAATCCCCCGATGGTGTCCTTTTCGAGCCCGCTCATGGATCCGCTGCGGTCGAGGATGAATACGATTTCGGTGAGTCCCTGTTTCATGATTGCCTCCGTGCCGCTATTTGTGCGGCTTAGATGATGGTCGCTGGCTTGGTGCGTTCGCGCCTTTGCGTTCGCGATCGGTGAACGGAAACAATTATAGATGCCGAAAAGGCAAAAATGGTCGCTTGACAGGCGACATTTTAAAAGGGACTATTTTGGCGTTTTTAGCGGTTATGCGCCTAGGGATGGTTGCCCAAACTTGAAAAGCATGCTGTTGATTTCCCAAATGTCGTACTTTTCGCGTTCAATGAAAAATTTGACAATCAGATCACCTGTGTTGGAGGGTGAAAGCGCGAGTCCCGCGCGTGCGAGCAGGTCGGCCGTTTCGTCGAG is a window of uncultured Fibrobacter sp. DNA encoding:
- a CDS encoding co-chaperone YbbN; protein product: MTNIAAVACVVALVAGTLSNAGAAQIANGAAKTALEDIKIVKVNDSNFESEILQSKKPVILEISSTSCPPCLIMIPTLISIAKNYSDIKIASVGIDEPGIDNIKASLPIQAFPTFFLIKDGRIVNKLVGAVKEEELLAALHYTPNKNAAKPVKAKKAKNSPKNLVCKTPGQFHGLKNLVTISFVFGATEIENVDIVTDVFVPPEMGDRREQMIEHVRASGKGEVEPTMTGFRMHIDNDCRFMKAMDMKRTSTYGEMRAGLELQGFSCE
- a CDS encoding CatB-related O-acetyltransferase, with the translated sequence MTVHPIAGYDKEIYVKPTLKNPQIVVGDFTYIADSDFESHVTHLYPWNEDKLIIGKFCQIAAGVEFVMNGANHQMNAVSTFPFYTLAGWNMAPPAKKDLPLKGDTVIGNDVWIGQNAVILPGVHIGDGAIVGANAVVGSDVEPYTIVAGNPAQFIRNRFDDELVQILLQWKWWDKPVEEINELIPILTNSDLEFVKSRVKELSVSKP